A region of the Panthera leo isolate Ple1 chromosome F2, P.leo_Ple1_pat1.1, whole genome shotgun sequence genome:
TAACCCCGGGGGTTGGTCTTCAGACCCCACAGACGTTCCCTGCGGAGCCGAGAACCTTCCCCGGCCGAACGTGGTGCCCCTgctccagcccccgcccccagggggTCTCGGGAGGGCGGAAAGGCCCCCTGGGGTGACGGCACAGGCCCCCTCGGGCCACTCGTGGGTAGGTTGACCGGGGAGGTCCCCTCTCACTGTACTTCCGAGGGCGGCGCCCGGTTGGGCGGTGACCCTGTGACGCGCCCCCTCCCAGGTGAAGCCCAGCGTGAAGGGGGCGGCGCCCTCCCTGGCCTCTCAGGCCGCCGCCCGGGTGGCCGTCCAGGCCCTGATCCGGAGCGACTGGAATCCGGGCCGTGGGGTGAGGGCGAGCGGCCCCCCGAccgctcccccagccccccggccccgccccctcgcgcGGCCCCCAGACTGTGTGCGGGTCCCTCGCGGGCTTCCTGCGGATGCGCGGCCCGAGCCCCGGCCGGGCCGGAGGATGTTCGGCGCCCCGGCCTGGCAGGGGGCGCAGGGCGCCGCGAGGGCCGCGCTCGGGGGCTATTCTCAAGCCTACGGTACCGTCTGCCATTCGGCGCTGGGCCGCTTGCTCCTGCTCCCGGGCCCCGCGCGTAAGCCGCCCTGCCAGCCCACGACCTAGCTCCTGTGCTCAGCCCGCGTCCCTCGCCCAGCCCTGGATCTGCCCCCGAGTGCCCCGTGCTGCCCACCCCCTCCTACCCGCTCCCCCTTTTGCCTGCCCACACCCTTGAGTTCCAGGGAGCTTGTCCAGCCGTCTctgggggagtgggagaggtccccacccacccccagccacttCCTCCAATAAAGTCGTGTTTGGCCACAGTCTACCTGTTCGTCTTTTGTCCTCAGTGAGGGACTCCCTCTGAGGCCACGGAGTCCACCCCCTTCCGAGGACCCAGATGTCTAGTATAGAGTCTATGAGAAGCTGCGTGGCCCCCCTCTGCCCAGCACCCAGTGCTTTCCCTCTAGGCTCACATCACCAAAGGCtggcccctgggggggggggggtggctcctTGGGTCCAGCTTCCCGTCCTCTGTCCACAAATGCTCTGGGGACTGCGTGGTGCCCATCAGAGGGACCACGCTGTCCCCAGGGGTTCCTGGAAGGGCAGGGGCTTGTGCACCTGCTGCCTGGATGCAAGCCATCACACGACTGCATTTGTGACCCTGAGCCAGAGTAAAAGTGGAAGAGATGTTGGGGTGGTGCCCCGGGGTACAGCTCCTGACTGGCTGTTGTTGCTGACCCCAGCCACCTCTGTCACCCAACAGTGACTGGCAGCTGGTTTGTCCTGGCGGGGGGTGGGTCCAGGGTGTGGGAGCTGAAGAGATCCAAGGGGCCTGGTGGGCACCTGTCTCATGGCTCCAGGGTGCCTGGCACCACACGTGACCCTGGGCAGGGGTTGGAACACAGGGGAGGCTGTTTTCCGGCTGCCTGGTGGGAGCTCCCAGTCTAAAGGGTGCGGCCTTtgctgtgctgggggtggggctgctcGCAGCAGGAGCTGTGAGCTCCTGGAAAAGCTAGGGGCCACTGGGGGAGGCACAGGAGGGAAGGGCCAGGAGAGCTGGccaggccgggggaggggggggcacaagagagacagaaagcagaacagGATTTGGGAGGAGGCCAAGAGGGGCGGCAAGGATAAATGCTCCGGTCCAGGCTCGGAGGTAAGCCAGCCACGGAGGGGGCAGCGTGTCGGGGTCCTAGAGCCCCCGGCTGATGGACAGGGGGGCGGATGAGGCCCTGGGAAGTGGCAGGGCAGCCCAGAAAGGAGCAGGCGAGGCCCCAGGAAGCCCACCCCTGCGAAACAGACCTGGGGGCCCTGAGAGGTCCAGACATCTGGGCACCCAgcgcaggggaggctgggaagtgtgTGTGGGCTCGGTGACCTGGATCCCCCAGGGGCGCACCAGTGAGGGGCGCAGGGCTGGTGGAAGCGGGGAGCGGGAGTAGTGGGCTAAAGCAGGTTGGCCCTGAAGGGGAGCCAGTCACGATCATGGTCACGATCACGGTCACGGGAGAGGGCTGAGGTGGAAGGAGTCTTTCTTCGAGGTTAGGGGATGTGGCGAGAGGTGTTTGCGGTACAGGCGGGCAGGTGGGGGTCTTCCGTGGTCCCCACAGGGATGGGCGGTGGAGTCCAGAGGGACATCTGACAAGTTCACAGGACTAAAGTTTGCAACGTACAACTGGGCGATCATAGGTATTTAGGAACGTGTTGGAAAATCTTGTGTTTTATTGTTAACACCGAAATGTGCAGGGTCACCTTTGAGATGTTATTCGGCACGAGGCAGAGGACGCACACAGGAGGCTGCCAGGGCGCCCCTTGGCCACAGGCTGGCACCAGGAGGGTACAAGCGGACTTATCAGCAAGTGCGGCCAGGCCAAGGGCACTGCAGCGCATCTGGTTCCTGGGGGACCTTTTCCGCCTGGCCCAAAGTCCCTGCTGTCGCCTCACCTGGCTAGTGGCTTTGGTAACCAGACTGAGCTGCTGAGGAGCAACTgtccccccagcctccctctcctgccacGTGGAGTCACGGTACTGCCTTTGCTCAGTGACCTCGTGTGTCCAGTCCTCCCCCGGTCCGAGTGACTGCCATTTTTTATACTTAAACCCCCAAAACTGTTGCACAAACACTAATTGCACAATGTTAAAACTTACAGCAGGGGTCTTCCTCAGCATTTGGTGCCAAAATGTGTCATTCCAAACGAAAGTCACTCTCCACAGGTGAAAAAGACACAAGAAAGGTCGGCAGGGAAACTCCGATCTCGTGGGTTGGTGACAAAGAAGAAAGGAGCCAGAACGGGGCGGACTTGGGGTCGGCTGGGACCTGAACCAGAACCCTCACCCGCGAGTACTGGCCCGGCACTCCACATCCAGCCCTTCTCGGGCCGGCCTCATCCACCTGAAGGGTTTTGTGCTGCAAAACTCGGAGCTCTTACCCCTCAGCAGGTGCTGGCTGGAGCACGGCCGGGATGTGGCCAGGCCCGCCTCAGTTCTCTTGGCAGGGCAATCTCTCAGGTCCTTTGCGCCCCCATCTGCCAGTGGCCCAGCAGACAGGACAGTGCCTCCTGAGGGACCGCCTTTGGGTCTGGCTCCACCCCCATCACGCGTCACCCACAAGCAGCTCTGTCCCCACAGGGAGAGGATGGGCGGCTACGAAAGGtaccaggaggcagagagggaggcagtgaggagagcaagcagggcaggaagTGAGACCTGAGCCACCTgtcttggtggggggtgggggggacacaccgggctctggggagggggggaggctgagggagaggggctggggctgccggGAGCCAGCCGGGAAAGAAGGACCgccaagcagcagcagcagagcgGGGAGGCAGTGAGCAGAGGGGAACCCTGAGACACGGAAGCCCTGAGACGTGAGGCCCCCAAAGAATGGGGGGCTGAGGTGCATAGATGGCCCCCCAAGAAGATGGGGGCCGAGGCAGAAAGAGGTGGGCCCCCCAAAAGATGGGGGCCTAAGGCACAAAGAGATGAAGCCCTGAGGCGAACGAAGGTCTATAGGGGACCTGAAACTCAACcagggggtggaggcagaggaaTCTGAAGGGGGAGGCTCAGGGCACAGGGGCGGGCATGGAGCCGGAGGCGCAGGGCAGTGAGGGGCTGGAGCTCCAGAGGGGAGAGGCCAGAGGCAAAAGGCAGGCCCGCCGCTGGGTGAGCTCGGGGCGGAGCCAGGCTCAGGCTGTGCTCCGCgggcggccccgccccccccccccccccccccccgcccgtgaGAGCAGGTGCTCTGCCTGGTGGGTGGCAGTGACGGCAGGCACCTGGACCTGGGCTGCTGCCGGGCCAGGAGACTCACTTCTTGCTTTTGAAGGTGCCCAGGATCTTGGGCATGAACTTGCCCACCTTGCTGTCCCTGGTGTCCTCCTCTGCAggggcctcccctgcccccgcgCCCCCGGCCTCTTCCTTTTTGCAGAAGACCTCGAATCGGCTGTAGACGCGTTTCTCTTTGCGCATGCTCTCCATGCGACGCAGCAGCCGGTCGCGCTCCTCCGCGCTGGCGGGCATCGTGCGGCTCAGCCTGCCCTGTGTCCCCGGGCTGTCCGAGCGGAAGATGGCAGAACATTTGTCCTTGTCGGACATGTCCGGGGCCAGGCCGCCGGCAGCTGGTGAGCGGCCTAGTTCGGGACTGCTGTGAGCCAGGCCCGGGGCCGGGGCCCCGCGGTGCTTCTGGCCGTGGGCGCTGATCTGCTCCAGAATGGCTTTCGTGTCATCCCGCAGGTTGCTGCTGTACAAGGCGTTGGCCGTGGCGGAGGTCATGCGCGCCCGCGGGCTCCGCTCGTCCCCGGCGGCAGCCTCGGCGCTATCACCCCTGCCCAGCGACGGCCGCCGGGGGCTCTCTGGCTGCCCGTTCTCCTGTGGCGCTGGGAAGCCGCCCTCATCCTCCGTGCGCCGCTCACCCTTGGGGCTCAGCAGCTGGCGGAGGCGCAGGGAGCCCTTGCGCAGGACTTCCATGGGGCCGCCGGCCGGCTCCTCCGCGGTCCCCGTCTTGGGAGACTCCCCGGAGAAGGTAAGGGTGAGGCTGCCTCTGCGCTCCGGCACGGGGGGCACGGGGGGCACGGGGCTGCCCCTGCGCTCCGGCAAGGGGGGCACGGGGCTGCCCCTGCGCTCTGGCACAGGAGGCACGGGGCTGCCCCTGCGCTCGGGataggccgatgtggggctccctTTCGGCTCAGGGTAGGCAGAGGTGGGGCTCCCTTTTGGCTCAGCGTGGGGCGCCTGGCGGGCGCCTCCCTCCAGCGGGGGGCTGTCCCGCCCTTGTGGGGAGGAGGAACGGCCCTGGGCAGAAAGGTAGCGAGAGGGCAGCCGGTCGGTGCCGCTCCGGCCCAGCGTGTCTAGCAGCTGGGTGGCAGTGAGCGTGGCCGCTCCGGGCTGCCTCTCGGCCTCCTGATGCAGCCGCTGTGCGAAGGAGTCGCGCAGGTCCAGCAGGCAGCTCTCGAGGCTGCGGCGCTCGCTTCCTGCGCCACCCGGCGCCACCACCTCCTCCCGCCACGCCTGGGACACGACAGCCTTGCTGTGGCTGGCGACCGTGACCGGAGCCCCCGCCCCTCCGGCATCACGCGCCGGGCCCTTGTATTTCTCCAGGAGCTCGGCCACCTTGGCGGAGGTGGCGGAGCGCACGGCCTCGCCGCCGGGGCCCAGCGTCTCGCTGACCGTCTGCTCCTTGTGCAGCAGCTGCACCTTCTCGGCGGTGGCCGTCGTGGCCCCACCCGCGCCCTCGGCCTGCGAAGCGCTGAAGATCAGCGAGGAGCGCAGGCGCGAGCTGCGCTGCACCAGCGGGTTCAGGCGCGAGCGGAAGGAGTCCTGCTTGGCCAGGCCCGCCTCCTCCGGGCCGTCGCGCTCCGGGCCGTCGCCACCGCCCTTGGCCGGGAAGAGTGCGGGCCCGCGGGAGGCCGAGGGGAGCAGGTCCCCGGGGGCCACTCGTCCCCCAGGCACCAGAACATCGTCTTCGTAGGCCTCGGCCTCCATGGGTACCGGCAGGCCCTCGTCGGCCGCGTCCTCGCCATGGCAGCCGCTCAGGTAGGAGGCCAAGCGCCAGTGCCGCAGCCCGGCCCGCCCCTCAGGGCCGCCCCTGCGCTCGGGCTCCGCGTCGGGCGCGGCCTCGGGGCCCAGCCTCGCCACCGCCTGGCACGGGAAGCGCTGGCCAAGGTTGGGGCGCGGGGCCGCGCCGGGTTCCAGGCCGCGGGGCCCGGGGCCCAAGGCCGGGTCCGAGCCGTGGCGCACCTCGCGCGACGCGCTGGACGGCACGTAGTCCAGCCGCTGGTGTCCGTCCGGGCCGAGCTCGGGGAAGCGTGGCCCGCCCCCCAGCGCGAGGTCGTCGTGGTCGCCGAAGCCGGGGCGGCCGGCGCGCAGCTTCTCGAACAGGCCCTGAGGGCGCGCCGGCGCCAGCTGCGGGTCCCACTGGTAATGCTGCTGGTAGAGCTGGTCGCGGTGGAAGTGACTGGTCTGGAAGCGGAAGTCGTCACCGTGGCTGAGGAACGTCTGCCGCGACACCTGCCGCGCGGCCGCGAAGTTCTCCACCGCGCCCGCGCCGTCGGCGGCCGCGTAGCTGTGCCGCTTGAAGGCGTCCATCTCCAGATGCCGGGCCTGGAAGAAGCCCCGCGGGCCCGCGAGCTCCCCGCCCGGTCCCGCCTCGGCGTCCAGCCGCCGCGACAGCGGCCGCAGCCCCGCGTGCGGCTCCAGGGCTCCCGCGGGCATCCGCGTGGGCTCCTCCCGGCGGAAGGCCGACAAGAAGTGGCGGTCGGGGTCGAGGAAGGAGGGGAAGCCCAGGCCCTCTTCCCGGGGCGGTGGGAACAGGAGGTGCGCTCGcttagagaaggagaaaggggtcGGCGCCCCGGTCACCTGGCCGCCCATAAGGGGCCCGGCCCCCGCGTACGGAGCCAGGGCGTAAGCGTCCATGCGGGCCAGCGCCCCGGCCGAGGGCACCAGCGGCTCGGACTGCGCGAAAAGGATGCGGAACTCCTCATCGAAGCTGGAGACCAGCTCGCCTTGGAACACGTGCGCCAGGCTTCGGTGGATCTTCTCGAAGGACCACATAAAgctgcgggcggggcggggcgggtcAGGGGCGGGGCCAAGCAGCCGCGAGGGCCGCAGAGCCCCCACCCGCGGCCCGCCCCGGAAGCGTGAAGCCTACCCGAACCCCGGGGCGGAGGCGCGTCAGGGGCTGCGGGACCCGGGCTCCTGCAGGGGAGGCCCTTAGGTGGGGAGGTGCTGGGGCCGCGGGGCCGGGCGCACCTGTAGCTCCCACTCATGACCACGGCG
Encoded here:
- the FAM83H gene encoding protein FAM83H isoform X1 gives rise to the protein MARRSQSSSQGDNPLAPGYLPPHYKEYYRLAVDALAEGGPEAYSRFLAAEGAPAFLCPEELEHVSRHLRPPQHVAREPPEGSPPNVDMDGSSGTYWPLNSDQAVPELDLGWPLTFGFQGTEVTTLVQPPPPDSPSIKDEARRMIRSAQQVVAVVMDMFTDVDLLGEVLEAAARRVPVYILLDEMNAQHFLDMADKCRVNLHHVDFLRVRTVAGPTYYCRTGKSFKGHVKEKFLLVDCAVVMSGSYSFMWSFEKIHRSLAHVFQGELVSSFDEEFRILFAQSEPLVPSAGALARMDAYALAPYAGAGPLMGGQVTGAPTPFSFSKRAHLLFPPPREEGLGFPSFLDPDRHFLSAFRREEPTRMPAGALEPHAGLRPLSRRLDAEAGPGGELAGPRGFFQARHLEMDAFKRHSYAAADGAGAVENFAAARQVSRQTFLSHGDDFRFQTSHFHRDQLYQQHYQWDPQLAPARPQGLFEKLRAGRPGFGDHDDLALGGGPRFPELGPDGHQRLDYVPSSASREVRHGSDPALGPGPRGLEPGAAPRPNLGQRFPCQAVARLGPEAAPDAEPERRGGPEGRAGLRHWRLASYLSGCHGEDAADEGLPVPMEAEAYEDDVLVPGGRVAPGDLLPSASRGPALFPAKGGGDGPERDGPEEAGLAKQDSFRSRLNPLVQRSSRLRSSLIFSASQAEGAGGATTATAEKVQLLHKEQTVSETLGPGGEAVRSATSAKVAELLEKYKGPARDAGGAGAPVTVASHSKAVVSQAWREEVVAPGGAGSERRSLESCLLDLRDSFAQRLHQEAERQPGAATLTATQLLDTLGRSGTDRLPSRYLSAQGRSSSPQGRDSPPLEGGARQAPHAEPKGSPTSAYPEPKGSPTSAYPERRGSPVPPVPERRGSPVPPLPERRGSPVPPVPPVPERRGSLTLTFSGESPKTGTAEEPAGGPMEVLRKGSLRLRQLLSPKGERRTEDEGGFPAPQENGQPESPRRPSLGRGDSAEAAAGDERSPRARMTSATANALYSSNLRDDTKAILEQISAHGQKHRGAPAPGLAHSSPELGRSPAAGGLAPDMSDKDKCSAIFRSDSPGTQGRLSRTMPASAEERDRLLRRMESMRKEKRVYSRFEVFCKKEEAGGAGAGEAPAEEDTRDSKVGKFMPKILGTFKSKK
- the FAM83H gene encoding protein FAM83H isoform X2, producing the protein MQVWPENGGDGRGVCPLSLTRPLQVVAVVMDMFTDVDLLGEVLEAAARRVPVYILLDEMNAQHFLDMADKCRVNLHHVDFLRVRTVAGPTYYCRTGKSFKGHVKEKFLLVDCAVVMSGSYSFMWSFEKIHRSLAHVFQGELVSSFDEEFRILFAQSEPLVPSAGALARMDAYALAPYAGAGPLMGGQVTGAPTPFSFSKRAHLLFPPPREEGLGFPSFLDPDRHFLSAFRREEPTRMPAGALEPHAGLRPLSRRLDAEAGPGGELAGPRGFFQARHLEMDAFKRHSYAAADGAGAVENFAAARQVSRQTFLSHGDDFRFQTSHFHRDQLYQQHYQWDPQLAPARPQGLFEKLRAGRPGFGDHDDLALGGGPRFPELGPDGHQRLDYVPSSASREVRHGSDPALGPGPRGLEPGAAPRPNLGQRFPCQAVARLGPEAAPDAEPERRGGPEGRAGLRHWRLASYLSGCHGEDAADEGLPVPMEAEAYEDDVLVPGGRVAPGDLLPSASRGPALFPAKGGGDGPERDGPEEAGLAKQDSFRSRLNPLVQRSSRLRSSLIFSASQAEGAGGATTATAEKVQLLHKEQTVSETLGPGGEAVRSATSAKVAELLEKYKGPARDAGGAGAPVTVASHSKAVVSQAWREEVVAPGGAGSERRSLESCLLDLRDSFAQRLHQEAERQPGAATLTATQLLDTLGRSGTDRLPSRYLSAQGRSSSPQGRDSPPLEGGARQAPHAEPKGSPTSAYPEPKGSPTSAYPERRGSPVPPVPERRGSPVPPLPERRGSPVPPVPPVPERRGSLTLTFSGESPKTGTAEEPAGGPMEVLRKGSLRLRQLLSPKGERRTEDEGGFPAPQENGQPESPRRPSLGRGDSAEAAAGDERSPRARMTSATANALYSSNLRDDTKAILEQISAHGQKHRGAPAPGLAHSSPELGRSPAAGGLAPDMSDKDKCSAIFRSDSPGTQGRLSRTMPASAEERDRLLRRMESMRKEKRVYSRFEVFCKKEEAGGAGAGEAPAEEDTRDSKVGKFMPKILGTFKSKK